The Labeo rohita strain BAU-BD-2019 chromosome 19, IGBB_LRoh.1.0, whole genome shotgun sequence genome window below encodes:
- the snx10a gene encoding sorting nexin-10A → MEKTNLVMKEFISVWVRDPQGHKEDFWHAYISYEICLHTNSMCFRKKTSCVRRRYSEFVWLRQKLQNNALLIDLPKLPPGNPFFNLNSDFQISQRMQGLQQFLEAILQTPLLLSDSLLHLFLQSQLSIAKMDVCAQGQTHYTVAQAIQRCVSCVRFPVEEQQQEEDSKTCCDSDCESTTSSGLGNSTGRATPVEEDYSYNESFSHEFQATTSEAELCSSLSSSPGDQ, encoded by the exons atggaaaaaacaaaccTTGTGATGAAG GAGTTTATAAGTGTTTGGGTACGAGATCCTCAGGGACACAAGGAGGATTTCTGGCACGCGTACATCTCATATGAGATCTGTCTTCAT ACCAATAGTATGTGTTTCCGAAAGAAGACCTCTTGTGTGAGAAGGAGGTATAGTGAGTTTGTTTGGCTGCGtcaaaaactacaaaacaatGCTTTGCTCAT AGATTTACCGAAACTCCCTCCCGGAAATCCTTTTTTCAATCTTAATAGTGATTTCCAGATCAGTCAACGGATGCAGGGGCTGCAACAGTTTCTTGAGGC AATTCTGCAGACACCATTACTGCTGTCAGACAGTCTGCTGCACCTGTTCTTGCAGTCACAGCTGAGCATTGCAAAAATGGACGTGTGTGCACAGGGACAGACACATTACACGGTTGCACAGGCAATACAGCGATGTGTCAGCTGTGTCCGTTTCCCTGTGGAGGAACAGCAACAAGAAGAAGACAGCAAAACATGCTGTGACTCAGATTGTGAAAG taCAACATCCTCTGGCTTGGGCAATAGTACAGGACGTGCCACACCTGTTGAAGAAGACTATTCCTATAATGAAAGCTTTTCCCATGAATTTCAAGCCACAACCTCTGAGGCAGAACTCTGTAGCAGCCTGTCGTCATCTCCTGGCGACCAGTAA